The genome window GAATGGCGAGTTCCCGATCGCCTCGATCCACAAAATGGAACAACTCGGAGACGATCCCTTCGCCGCTCTTGGCCTTGAACAGGTCCAGGTACTCGAAAATCGGACCGTCATATTCCTCAAATCCATTGCGAAGCGACACATCCCGCCAGGCCTGGAGGATCCAGTTACGGACGGCCATATCCTCCGGGTAGAAATCGCGCGTGCCTTTGACTGCCTGGAACTTCATGGTGGGCGAATTGTACGGTTCCGTTGGGGTGGCAGCAACCGGCCCGCGGTTGCCGACGGGCGACCCATCTAAAAACCCAGCGCATGGCGATGGCAGGCGATGTGAGGTGTGACGTTCGATCGCGACTAGGTCAGGCGTGTCTCCGATTACCCGGCAGGCCAAGCCGCGGTGTGGCGTGGAACCGCCGGCCTGGCCAATCGCCATCTGCACGGTCGGCGTCGAGTCTGGTATAGTGTCGCCATGCGGATCATCGCGGGACAATGGCGAGGACGGCGAATCGAGCCGCCACCTGGCGATCAGACTCGGCCGATCCTGGACCGCGTCAAGACCGTGTTGTTCGATCAGCTTGGCCACATGCTGGCGATGCCCGGCCGATTGCCGTCCATCGCCGTGCTCGACCTGTTTGCCGGGACAGGCAGTCTCGGGCTCGAAGCCCTGTCGCGCGGGGCGCGTTTTTGTCGGTTTGCCGAGCAGCATCGGGCCACTGCCGCCCTGCTGCGCAAGAATCTGGATGCGCTGGGGGTGATTCGAGAGGCGGAGGTGTTGGAGGGCGACGCGACGGTTGCCGATCTCAAGCCTCCCCCGGCGGCCGGCAATCTGCCCGCCCAGTACGAGTTGATTTTCCTCGATCCCCCCTACCGCATGTTGGCCGGCGCGCGTCCCGCCCCAGCGATGGCCGGTCTTCTGGAGCGGCTCGCGGGGGGCTGGGTCATC of Phycisphaerae bacterium contains these proteins:
- a CDS encoding RsmD family RNA methyltransferase; the protein is MWRGTAGLANRHLHGRRRVWYSVAMRIIAGQWRGRRIEPPPGDQTRPILDRVKTVLFDQLGHMLAMPGRLPSIAVLDLFAGTGSLGLEALSRGARFCRFAEQHRATAALLRKNLDALGVIREAEVLEGDATVADLKPPPAAGNLPAQYELIFLDPPYRMLAGARPAPAMAGLLERLAGGWVIAESALFVVRHDARSGVRPDLSPLIEISSRVVGTMVLRFLARSGTRSSQATEEAP